The Bacteroidota bacterium genomic sequence ACACTCGCTCAATCAAAAAAGAAGGTAGATGTAGCCCGGCAAAGTGTTGAGCAAGCCGAAGAAAATTATCGAATTACAAAAAGCAAATTCGCAAATGGCACGGCAACAAACACCGAACTGCTCGATGCCGAAGTAGCGTTACTGCAATCGAAGCTGAACCATACATCTTCGCAGGTGGACAGTGAAATTGCGTACGCAAAACTTTTAAAAGCTTTAGGTAAAGAAAAGTGAGAATGAGTATGCAACAAGAAAATAAAATACCGGAATACGCAATAGAGGTTACAGAGTTAAGTAAAAAATTCGGTTCATTCACTGCCGTTGATCGGGTGAGCTTCAATGTAAAGTATGGAGAAATTTTCGGCTTTCTCGGAGCCAACGGCGCGGGGAAATCAACTACGATTAGAATGCTCATAGGTATACTCGAGCCAACCTCTGGTAAAGGGGAAGTCGGTGGTTTCGATGTTAAGACACAGACTGATCTTCTAAAGAAAAATATCGGATATATGTCGCAGAAGTTTTCGCTGTATGAAGACATGACAGTCGAAGAAAATATCCATTTCTACGGTGGCGTGTATGGCTTATCGAAGGAAAAGGTGAAAGAACGGAAGAAATGGGTTCTTGAGATGGCTGGCTTGCAAGGACGTGATAAAAGCTTAACGAAAACACTTTCGGGCGGATGGAAACAACGACTGGCGCTTGGATGTGCGATTCTCCATGAACCCAAAATATTATTTCTCGACGAACCAACCAGCGGTGTTGATCCTGTATCTCGTCGGAATTTCTGGGACTTGATTAATGAGCTTTCCAGTCAGGGCGTTACAATTCTTGTAACAACTCATTATCTCGATGAAGCTGAGTATTGTAATAACATTATTCTGATCAATGCCGGTCGGTTGATTGCTCAGGGAAGTCCGAAGGAATTAAAAACAGAACATATCACTTATCCCATCCTCGAAGTCGAAACCGACAATGTTGTTGCAGCGCTTGAGCTTTTACGAACGCAACCGTGGGTGGTAGAGATATCAGTGTTCGGTACATATCTGCACGTCGGTGTCGCTGACCTTGAGGAGGGAAAGAGTTTAATTCAATCTATCCTTGATGCGAAAGGTATTCAAGTTAAACGCATTGAGCGAATAGTTCCATCGTTGGAAGATGTATTTTTGCATCTTCTTGAACAGGATATGAAAAAGGTGGCAGCATGACATTCAAACGTATTCGACCAATCATCATCAAAGAATTTCGACAGATACGCCGTGACAAACGTTCGCTTGGTGTTCTGCTCGTGTTTCCGGCATTCTTAGTTCTTCTTATCGGTTATGCGCTCAATTTCGATGTAAAGCATATCTCTGTGGCAGTATTCGATCAGGATAAAACGCAATCGAGTCGCGAATTTGTTCGCAGCTTCTCAAACTCCGAATATTTCGATTTTAACTACTCTGTCCAGAGCTACGATGAGATTGATAAGTTGCTCGACGAAGGAAAAGTACTTGTTGTTTTTGTGATACCGACAAATTTCTCCGAAGAATTGCTCGCGGGGAGAGATGCAAAATTGCAGATTCTTGTAGATGGATCGAATTCAAACACAGCTACAACCGCAATCGGTTACAGTAATGCGATTGTTCAAGCATACTCCATGCGGATAGCCCTTGAAACATTAGCTCGGAGCGGAAAGGAATTGTACGTACCCATCGATTTACATCCAAAGGTTTGGTACAATCCCGAACTCATCAGTGCGAAATTTTTAGTCCCCGGTCTCATCGGATTTATTCTTATGCTAAGCTCCGTCGTCTCCACTTCACTTTCAGTTGTACGCGAGAAAGAGCGTGGAACGATGGATCAGATGATGGTGTCGCCTTTAAAAACAGGTGAGATCATTTTAGGAAAGACAATCTCGTATCTCATTATTGCGCTTGTTGCCTCTGTGCTTGTTCTCCTTATAGGATATTTTTTCTTCGATATTTCTATCCGGGGTAGTATTATTTGGCTGTATGTTGGTATTTTCATTTTCCTGCTTGCAGCGCTTGGGCAGGGACTGTTAATCTCAGCAATTTCACATACACAACAGGTGGCGTTTATCATCTCGGTCTTCTCAACCTTATTGCCGGCATTGATTTTATCAGGGTTTGTGTTTCCAATCCGCAGCATGCCAATCGCACTTCAGATCATTTCTAATGTAACACCTCCCAAATTTTTCCTCATCGTTATCCGTGATGTTATACTCAAAGGTGTTGGACCGGCAGCGTTTTGGGAACAATTAGTTTACATGGCGATATTCGCAGCCATAACACTTAGCTTGAGCACACGATTACTTTTAAAGAAGGCAAATTAATATGAAAACAATTTATCATATCATCGTAAAAGAGTTCATTCAATTTCGACGCGACAAACGTATGCTGGCTCTTTCGTTCATGGCGCCAATTCTACAATTGATTTTGCTCGGTTATGCCGCTACAACGGATGTGAAAGATGTTCCGATGGCGGTTTATAATCAGGATAAATCTGTTGCAAGCCGTGAATTGATCAATCAGTTTGTTCATTCGGGATATTTCGTCATTCAGAAAGATGTAAACTCGCTCAGTGAAATTGACCATGAGATAGAATTTGGAAATGTATGGATGGCTTTAGTTATCCCGCCCGATTTTTCAAGTAATCTGCTGGCGCGTAAAACAGCTTCTATCCAGATTCTAACGGATGGGAGCGATGCCAATTCGGCGAATATCAGTCTCGGTTATGCATCTCAAATTATCAATACGTATTCAACATCGATTCTTGCAGATATCCAAAAGCATATTCCGCAAATTAATCGTCCTGCAAGATTACAACCTGAAATCAGAGTTTGGTATAACCCTGATTTAAAAAGTCGGAATTTTATGGTGCCGGGTGTGCTTGCTACAGTGTTGATGATCATAACTATGACTTTGACTTCACTCGGAATCGTTAAGGAAAAAGAAATCGGAACACTTGAACAGCTAATGGTAACTCCGATAAAACCGTATCAACTCATCATCGGTAAGTTATTGCCGTTTGCCATCATCGGTATGATTGATGTTGTTCTTGTTCTAATTGTTACCCGCTTCTGGTTTGCAGTGCCTCTGCAAGGTAGTGTAGCTCTTCTTTTCGCATTGAGTGGTTTATTTATTTTAACAACGTTAGGTTTGGGGCTTTTTATATCAACCATATCCAAGACGCAACAGCAAGCGATGATGACGGCGCAGTTTTTTATTTTCCTGCCGTTTATTTATCTGTCGGGATTTACATTTCCGGTTGAGAATATGCCGCAAGCGATTCAATATCTCACAGCCATAATTCCACTGAAGTACTTTATTGTTATAATTCGGGGAATCTTTTTGAAGGGTACAGGCATAGCGGAGTTATGGCCCCAGGCGCTTGCGCTCTGGATTTTTGGTATCGTAATTCTAACGCTCAGTGTCATGCGATTTAAAACGAAATTAAGTTGATTAAAAAAGAAAGGTCTATAGATGAAAAAAATATTGTTCAGAAAAATCGCGGCTGCGATTGCAGTTATCTTCTGCATACTCACCACCGCCGAGGGATTACAAGTGCTGTTAGGGATTACTAAACCCGAATACATTGTACTGACACCGCTGTTAATTTACAATGTAATTATGGGGGTTATTGGAGTAATTGTTGGAGTGATGTTGTGGCTTGACCGAAAGCGGGCGCTAAAGCTTGCTGTCATAGTTACATCAATGCACCTGATTGTACTGGCTCTCGTTAGCATAATGCATGTCGCTGGTGGCGTTGTTGCAATGCACAGCGTACAAGCGATGGGTATCCGTTCAATAGTTTGGTTAGCAATCGTTTGGTTTACAAGCATGGCAAAAAATACCTCTACAAATGAAAAATAAGATGTTATTTAATACATGTAAATATCTAAGAAAATATTTAAAATGATATTCGATGAATATTAAATTTGTAATCTTCACTTTGATTTTAATTATAACCGCAAATATGCTTGGCCAGGGAAAATTATCTCTTTTGGAGATTGAAAAAATGAAAGAATATCTGTCGTTATATGATTCGCAATTTACAGTATTTATTGCTAATATTGATAAGATAAAAGGAATACTTGAAGAAGATAAAGCTATTATTTCCAACTTAAAAACGCGCTTTAAGAACGGAGATGAACCCGGCTTCTTCGAGAAAATTAAGGTGAAACTAGCCCGTGATAGTAGGGCAGGCAAAATTGATGACTTACTCGATGATATTGAAGATCAATTAAATGACGAACAGAAAACTAAGTATAAGAACATTGAGAAACCTGTATTAAAATCTCTAAGTAAAAAAGAATTAACAGAATAAAGGAAATTATCAAGTATGTTGCCCATGCTTTTTAAGTCTTTTTATTGGAGAAACTATTTACAAAGAGTTAAACATGGAACAATTAAGAATGAAAATTAGTAAGATATTAATTCTTTTTGCCTTATTAACAATAACTGCTTGCGATGGTTTATTTGATTATTCCCCTTATGTAATTGATTATAGCGGCCAAAACAAAAGTGTGAATCAGAAAAACATTAAAAAGTTATTCAGTCAAAAAATCGACGACACGACAATAATAGCATTAACCGGCGATACTCATCGTTTTTATGATGAAACAGTAGATTTTGTAAAAGCAGTAAATAAAAAATCTTCGGTTGA encodes the following:
- a CDS encoding ABC transporter permease, with amino-acid sequence MKTIYHIIVKEFIQFRRDKRMLALSFMAPILQLILLGYAATTDVKDVPMAVYNQDKSVASRELINQFVHSGYFVIQKDVNSLSEIDHEIEFGNVWMALVIPPDFSSNLLARKTASIQILTDGSDANSANISLGYASQIINTYSTSILADIQKHIPQINRPARLQPEIRVWYNPDLKSRNFMVPGVLATVLMIITMTLTSLGIVKEKEIGTLEQLMVTPIKPYQLIIGKLLPFAIIGMIDVVLVLIVTRFWFAVPLQGSVALLFALSGLFILTTLGLGLFISTISKTQQQAMMTAQFFIFLPFIYLSGFTFPVENMPQAIQYLTAIIPLKYFIVIIRGIFLKGTGIAELWPQALALWIFGIVILTLSVMRFKTKLS
- a CDS encoding ABC transporter permease; the protein is MTFKRIRPIIIKEFRQIRRDKRSLGVLLVFPAFLVLLIGYALNFDVKHISVAVFDQDKTQSSREFVRSFSNSEYFDFNYSVQSYDEIDKLLDEGKVLVVFVIPTNFSEELLAGRDAKLQILVDGSNSNTATTAIGYSNAIVQAYSMRIALETLARSGKELYVPIDLHPKVWYNPELISAKFLVPGLIGFILMLSSVVSTSLSVVREKERGTMDQMMVSPLKTGEIILGKTISYLIIALVASVLVLLIGYFFFDISIRGSIIWLYVGIFIFLLAALGQGLLISAISHTQQVAFIISVFSTLLPALILSGFVFPIRSMPIALQIISNVTPPKFFLIVIRDVILKGVGPAAFWEQLVYMAIFAAITLSLSTRLLLKKAN
- a CDS encoding ABC transporter ATP-binding protein, which produces MQQENKIPEYAIEVTELSKKFGSFTAVDRVSFNVKYGEIFGFLGANGAGKSTTIRMLIGILEPTSGKGEVGGFDVKTQTDLLKKNIGYMSQKFSLYEDMTVEENIHFYGGVYGLSKEKVKERKKWVLEMAGLQGRDKSLTKTLSGGWKQRLALGCAILHEPKILFLDEPTSGVDPVSRRNFWDLINELSSQGVTILVTTHYLDEAEYCNNIILINAGRLIAQGSPKELKTEHITYPILEVETDNVVAALELLRTQPWVVEISVFGTYLHVGVADLEEGKSLIQSILDAKGIQVKRIERIVPSLEDVFLHLLEQDMKKVAA